One segment of Drosophila ananassae strain 14024-0371.13 chromosome 3R, ASM1763931v2, whole genome shotgun sequence DNA contains the following:
- the LOC6498177 gene encoding UDP-glycosyltransferase UGT5, whose translation MTQSRSTWLGCSLGSLLAVLVLVLQTMNQEAEGANILGVFPGHGPSHLIVHMSVMKALAEKGHNVTTISTIVPKVTHKNIKQIVVPLITPEEEKLLNSGISGMAKEKGSIWTTMKVMVGSMSMMVEKQVELLEHPRFQELHQNKDNKFDVVFAGFFVNSYLVGLGARFNAPVIICWSGAPMLWVNKFLGNPELSTVPQMQIGVAQGEVMTFQQRIQNFVSTLSFDALDAYLEIKYKHFYNRVWGSDKSMPSYEEAKQNVSLVFCNSHAISEGPIRANVPAVVEVGGIQIKNKPDPLPQDIKEFLDKAKNGAVLFSLGSNLKGEHIKPDVVSTIFKALSSIKQQVIWKWEDLEKTPGKASNILYKKWLPQDDILAHPNIKLFITHAGKGGVSEAQYHGVPMLALPVFGDQPGNADKLALSGYGLSLDLNSMQVEEFKEAIKEITENPKYAQKLKAFSQLYRDRPMSAQESVVYWTEYVIRHHGAPHMQSPLVKMGFMASNNYDIYILAILVLYILVKINKIFWLFIWRKFVAKNTQKTKLKQN comes from the exons ATGACACAAAGTAGAAGCACCTGGCTCGGCTGCAGCCTTGGTAGTCTTTTGGctgtcctggtcctggtcctccAGACCATGAACCAGGAAGCCGAGGGAGCCAATATCCTGGGCGTGTTTCCAGGACACGGTCCGTCCCATCTAATAGTACACATGTCCGTCATGAAGGCCCTGGCCGAAAAGGGACACAATGTGACGACAATTTCCACAATTGTGCCGAAGGTGACCCACAAAAACATTAAACAAATCGTGGTGCCATTGATCACCCCCGAGGAGGAGAAGCTCCTCAATTCCGGCATTAGTGGAATGGCCAAAGAGAAGGGCTCCATTTGGACCACCATGAAAGTTATGGTGGGTTCGATGTCCATGATGGTTGAGAAGCAGGTGGAGCTCCTCGAGCACCCGCGCTTCCAAGAGCTCCATCAGAACAAGGACAACAAGTTCGATGTGGTCTTTGCTGGATTTTTCGTAAACTCGTACTTGGTGGGTCTGGGTGCCAGATTTAATGCTCCGGTTATTATTTGCTGGTCCGGAGCCCCAATGCTCTGGGTTAACAAGTTCCTGGGCAACCCTGAGCTATCCACAGTTCCTCAAATGCAGATCGGAGTTGCTCAGGGAGAAGTCATGACCTTCCAGCAAAGGATACAGAATTTCGTGAGCACACTGAGCTTCGATGCCCTTGATGCCTACttggaaattaaatataaGCATTTTTACAA tcgTGTTTGGGGAAGTGACAAGTCGATGCCCAGCTATGAGGAGGCCAAACAGAACGTATCCTTGGTCTTTTGTAATAGCCATGCCATAAGTGAGGGTCCCATTCGGGCCAATGTTCCGGCTGTCGTAGAAGTGGGTGGCATTCAGATAAAGAACAAGCCCGATCCTCTGCCTCAGGACATCAAGGAGTTCCTGGACAAGGCCAAGAACGGAGCTGTTCTTTTCAGTTTGGGCTCAAACCTGAAGGGCGAACACATCAAGCCCGATGTGGTGAGCACAATCTTCAAGGCTCTGAGCAGCATTAAACAGCAGGTGATCTGGAAGTGGGAAGATCTGGAGAAGACTCCCGGAAAAGCTTCCAATATTCTGTATAAGAAGTGGCTGCCCCAGGACGACATCCTGGCCCATCCCAATATCAAGCTCTTCATCACCCACGCCGGTAAAGGGGGAGTCTCCGAAGCCCAGTACCACGGAGTCCCAATGCTGGCTCTTCCTGTCTTCGGCGATCAGCCTGGAAACGCCGACAAGTTGGCCCTCAGTGGATATGGTCTCAGCCTGGACTTGAACTCCATGCAAGTTGAGGAATTCAAGGAGGCCATTAAGGAGATCACCGAAAATCCCAAGTACGCCCAGAAACTGAAGGCCTTTTCCCAGCTCTACCGCGATCGTCCCATGAGTGCCCAGGAGTCGGTGGTCTACTGGACGGAGTACGTGATCCGTCACCATGGAGCTCCGCACATGCAGAGTCCTTTGGTGAAGATGGGTTTCATGGCCAGCAACAATTACGATATCTATATTCTGGCGATTTTGGTCCTGTACATCCTGGTTAAGATCAACAAAATCTTTTGGCTGTTCATTTGGCGCAAATTTGTGGCCAAAAATACTCAGAAAACTAAGCTTAAGCAGAACTAA
- the LOC26515374 gene encoding UDP-glycosyltransferase UGT5 has product MVQLLTSFGAILVAFVIIQSMPKESNGSNILGVFTSHSPSHLIVHMSIMRTLAERGHNVTVLSSMPPKVTHENIKHIVVPLSAEDEKVLDEGMSGMVKTKQSFLSMMNSASKSQSILMYKQVEVLEDPRFKELYLNKDNKFDVVFFGFFFNTYQVALGARFNCPVIMSWCGPPMPLVNELLGNPELSSVPQMHVAVAPGQPMNFKKRLHNLASNIGFSMFNIYLNRKNQLFYDRLWGIDPSMPSFEEAKQNVSLAFFNGHSLSEGPIRPNVPAVIEIGGIQIKSKPDPLPKDIKEFLDMANYGAVLFSLGSNLKGEHIPPEIVTTIFKALSSIKQQVIWKWEDIEKVPGKSANILYKNWLPQDDILAHPNVKLFITHAGKGGVSEALFHGVPMLALPVFADQPGTADKLVENGYGLRLELAILKEKQFKAAIKEIIENPKYTQKAKTFSQLYSDRPLSAQESVVYWTEYVIRHRGAPHMQSSLVKMGFVASNNLDIYILALVVLYILFVVNKIFWKFVWRKVFGEPKIDSQNNQKKRE; this is encoded by the exons ATGGTACAACTTTTAACAAGTTTTGGCGCCATTTTGGTAGCCTTTGTGATCATCCAGTCGATGCCCAAAGAAAGCAATGGATCGAATATCCTAGGCGTCTTCACTAGCCACAGTCCATCCCATCTCATAGTCCACATGTCCATTATGAGAACTCTAGCCGAAAGGGGCCATAATGTCACCGTTTTATCCTCGATGCCCCCGAAAGTTACTCACGAAAACATCAAACACATTGTGGTTCCTTTGAGTGCCGAGGATGAGAAAGTCCTGGACGAGGGAATGTCAGGAATggtgaaaacaaaacaatccTTTTTGAGCATGATGAACTCTGCATCGAAATCTCAATCTATTTTAATGTACAAGCAAGTAGAGGTGCTGGAGGACCCTCGTTTTAAGGAGCTTTACCTCAACAAGGACAACAAGTTCGATGTGGTTTTCTTTGGATTCTTTTTCAACACGTATCAGGTGGCTCTGGGAGCCAGGTTTAATTGTCCAGTGATCATGTCCTGGTGTGGTCCTCCTATGCCCTTGGTAAACGAGCTCCTGGGAAATCCCGAACTGTCTAGTGTTCCCCAAATGCATGTAGCAGTGGCCCCAGGACAGCCCATGAATTTCAAGAAACGTTTGCATAACTTGGCCAGCAACATTGGTTTCTCCATGTTTAACATTTACTTGAATCGCAAAAATCAGCTGTTTTATGA TCGTCTTTGGGGCATAGATCCTTCAATGCCCAGCTTCGAGGAGGCCAAACAAAACGTTTCTCTGGCCTTTTTCAATGGCCACTCCCTCAGCGAAGGACCCATTCGCCCTAATGTTCCGGCTGTCATTGAAATTGGTGGAATACAGATTAAATCCAAGCCAGATCCCCTGCCCAAGGACATCAAGGAGTTCCTGGACATGGCCAATTATGGAGCAGTACTTTTTAGCTTAGGATCCAATCTGAAAGGTGAACACATACCCCCTGAAATAGTGACCACAATTTTCAAGGCTCTTAGCAGCATTAAGCAGCAAGTAATCTGGAAATGGGAAGATATCGAAAAAGTACCTGGAAAATCGGCAAACATTCTGTACAAGAATTGGCTACCACAGGACGATATCCTAGCCCATCCCAATGTCAAACTTTTTATTACTCATGCGGGCAAAGGAGGAGTGTCTGAAGCTTTGTTTCATGGAGTCCCTATGTTGGCCCTTCCTGTCTTCGCCGACCAGCCAGGAACTGCTGATAAACTTGTTGAGAATGGTTATGGTTTGCGGTTGGAACTGGCCATTCTAAAGGAAAAACAGTTTAAGGCAGCCATTAAGGAGATCATCGAAAATCCCAAGTACACCCAGAAGGCGAAGACCTTCTCCCAGCTCTACAGCGATCGTCCTTTGAGTGCCCAAGAGTCGGTGGTCTACTGGACGGAGTACGTCATTCGTCACCGTGGAGCTCCCCACATGCAGAGTTCTTTGGTTAAAATGGGGTTCGTGGCTAGCAATAATCTGGATATCTATATCCTGGCTTTAGTAGTCCTCTACATATTATTTGTGGTTAACAagattttttggaaatttgtgTGGCGTAAAGTGTTTGGAGAGCCGAAAATAGATTCTCAAAATAATCAAAAGAAACGAGAGTAg
- the LOC6498174 gene encoding UDP-glycosyltransferase UGT5, whose translation MLVARPVILLLAILIASSNGANILGLFSSHSPSHLIIHMSVAKTLAEAGHNVTVVSMLPPKVTHKDIHVIVIPVTDEQEKVIENQMSEMASQRNSIISTLNRLMNGMDVMINSQADLLSHPQFQQIYDTKFDLMIMGYFLNEFQLGVAAKLKVPVIIDWMNAPMLAIDEFTGNPTEVSYVPNIGTTATPPMGFLKRAENLAKHLFLKYMMSALLSKSERIYEEKFGNDKSLPSLSEAKKNISLAFVNAHLISEGPIRPLVPAMVEIGGIQVKDKPSPLPKDIDEFLSKSTQGAILLSLGSNVKSSSIKPEIVQSIFKVLSGLKLNVIWKWEDPKNTPGSSPNILYKKWLPQDDILAHPNTKLFITHAGKGGITEAQYHGVPMVALPIFGDQISNAQAMEKSGYGLALDLLSITEESLSKALNEVLENKKYEEAVGKFSALYRDRPFSAKQAVVYWTEYVLRHKGARHLQSPVVHMNFIELNNIDVHALIIAILVLVILLLRLVVKFVWNKLCSKSKCTSNKSKKQKKP comes from the coding sequence ATGTTGGTGGCTCGCCCCGTAATTTTGCTGTTGGCTATTTTGATAGCCTCCTCGAATGGAGCCAATATTTTGGGACTGTTCAGCAGTCACAGTCCCTCCCACCTGATCATTCACATGTCAGTGGCCAAGACCCTAGCCGAGGCGGGTCATAATGTCACCGTGGTGTCCATGCTGCCGCCCAAGGTTACCCACAAAGACATCCATGTGATTGTGATACCAGTGACCGATGAACAGGAGAAGGTTATTGAAAATCAAATGTCGGAGATGGCCTCGCAAAGGAACTCCATTATAAGCACACTGAATCGCCTGATGAATGGCATGGATGTGATGATCAATTCCCAGGCGGATCTACTCTCACATCCTCAATTCCAGCAGATTTATGACACCAAGTTCGATCTGATGATTATGGGATATTTCCTCAACGAGTTCCAGTTGGGTGTGGCGGCTAAACTGAAGGTGCCCGTGATTATCGACTGGATGAATGCCCCCATGTTGGCCATCGATGAGTTCACTGGAAATCCCACAGAGGTGTCGTATGTTCCCAATATCGGCACCACGGCCACCCCTCCCATGGGTTTCCTGAAACGAGCCGAAAATCTGGCTAAGCATCTCTTCCTAAAGTACATGATGAGTGCCCTGCTTTCTAAGTCGGAACGAATTTACGAGGAAAAGTTTGGAAACGACAAGAGTCTTCCCAGTCTCAGTGAAGCTAAAAagaatatttctttggctttCGTCAATGCTCATTTGATCAGCGAAGGACCCATTAGGCCTCTGGTTCCGGCCATGGTGGAGATTGGTGGCATTCAAGTCAAGGACAAGCCCAGCCCTCTGCCGAAGGACATCGATGAGTTTCTTTCGAAATCCACCCAGGGAGCAATTCTACTTTCCCTGGGAAGCAATGTCAAGAGCTCCTCCATCAAGCCCGAAATTGTTCAGAGTATTTTCAAGGTGCTTTCGGGACTAAAACTGAATGTTATTTGGAAATGGGAGGATCCGAAAAATACACCTGGCAGTTCGCCAAACATTTTGTACAAGAAGTGGCTGCCCCAGGACGATATCCTGGCCCACCCCAATACCAAACTCTTCATCACTCATGCCGGCAAGGGTGGCATTACGGAGGCCCAGTATCACGGAGTACCCATGGTAGCTCTGCCCATTTTTGGAGATCAGATCAGTAATGCCCAGGCTATGGAGAAATCAGGATATGGTTTGGCTTTGGACCTCCTCTCCATAACAGAGGAAAGTCTGAGCAAGGCCCTCAACGAAGTCCTGGAGAACAAGAAATACGAAGAGGCCGTTGGTAAATTCTCTGCCTTGTATCGCGATCGTCCTTTCAGCGCCAAGCAAGCGGTTGTGTACTGGACGGAGTACGTCCTGAGACACAAGGGAGCTCGCCACCTGCAAAGTCCTGTGGTGCACATGAACTTCATTGAACTCAACAACATTGATGTGCACGCTCTTATAATTGCCATTCTAGTCCTGGTTATCCTTCTGCTGAGACTCGTTGTGAAATTTGTTTGGAACAAACTCTGCAGCAAGTCTAAGTGCACTTCCAATAAGTCCAAAAAGCAGAAGAAACCGTAA
- the LOC6498178 gene encoding UDP-glycosyltransferase UGT5, with protein MTPNRSTWFGCSLGGLLVAFLALQSMPQGSDGANILGVFTSHSPSHLIVHMSVMKALAEKGHNITVVSSLPPKVTHKSIKHIVVPLDPQSEKILNEGMADMAKQKPSIWNTFSNIFNSLSLLIDKQVDVLEDPRFQELYLNKGNKFDVVFVGFFFNSYQVALGARFNCPVIISWSGPPMLMVNSFLGNPELSSVPQMSISLAPGATMNFQQRLKNFVSTIGFNGLGLVLDHKYKKFYKRLWGNDKTMPSFEEAQKNVSLAFCNGHGISEGPIRPNVPGIIEVGGIQVKSKPDPLPEDIKEFLDKAKNGAILFSLGSNLKGDFIKPEVVKTIFKGLSKLKQQVIWKWDDLDNVPGKSANILYKKWLPQDDILAHPKLKLFITHAGKGGVSEAQYHGVPMLALPVFADQPANADKVEESGYGLKLELNTLEVEEFKATIKELIENPKYAQKLKAFSQLYRDRPMTAQESVVYWTEYVIRHHGAPHMQSPLVKMTFISSNNLDIYVLTGLILYIIFVVSKLFWKFVWRKLFGKSNKTTQKKKVKKQ; from the exons ATGACACCCAACCGAAGCACATGGTTCGGCTGCAGTTTGGGCGGCCTTCTGGTCGCCTTCCTGGCCCTCCAGTCGATGCCCCAGGGCAGTGACGGAGCCAACATCCTGGGCGTCTTTACCAGTCACAGTCCCTCCCACCTGATAGTGCACATGTCTGTGATGAAGGCGCTGGCCGAGAAGGGGCACAACATAACCGTCGTGTCCAGCCTGCCGCCCAAAGTGACCCACAAGAGCATCAAGCACATCGTAGTGCCCCTCGACCCTCAGAGCGAAAAGATCCTGAACGAAGGAATGGCTGATATGGCCAAACAGAAGCCATCAATCTGGAACACCTTTTCGAACATATTCAACTCTCTGAGTCTGCTCATCGATAAGCAGGTAGATGTCCTGGAGGATCCCCGTTTCCAGGAGCTCTACCTGAACAAAGGCAACAAGTTCGACGTGGTGTTTGTCGGCTTCTTCTTCAACTCGTACCAGGTGGCCCTGGGAGCCCGATTCAACTGCCCGGTGATTATTTCCTGGTCCGGTCCACCCATGCTCATGGTCAACTCGTTCCTGGGCAACCCCGAGCTGTCCAGCGTTCCACAAATGTCCATTTCTCTGGCCCCGGGAGCAACCATGAATTTCCAGCAACGCCTCAAGAACTTCGTGAGCACTATTGGCTTCAACGGACTGGGTTTGGTCTTGGACCACAAGTACAAGAAATTCTACAA ACGTCTTTGGGGCAATGACAAGACTATGCCCAGTTTCGAAGAAGCCCAAAAGAACGTCTCCCTGGCCTTCTGCAATGGCCACGGAATCAGTGAGGGTCCCATCCGTCCCAATGTGCCGGGAATAATCGAAGTCGGCGGCATCCAAGTGAAGAGCAAGCCCGATCCCCTGCCCGAGGACATCAAGGAGTTTCTGGACAAGGCCAAGAATGGAGCCATCCTCTTCAGTTTGGGATCGAACTTGAAGGGCGATTTCATCAAGCCCGAAGTGGTGAAGACCATTTTCAAGGGACTGAGCAAATTAAAGCAGCAGGTGATCTGGAAGTGGGACGACCTGGACAATGTGCCCGGAAAATCAGCAAACATTCTGTACAAGAAGTGGCTGCCCCAGGACGACATCCTGGCCCATCCCAAACTCAAGCTTTTCATCACCCACGCCGGCAAAGGAGGCGTCTCCGAAGCCCAGTACCATGGAGTGCCTATGCTCGCTCTTCCTGTTTTCGCCGATCAGCCCGCAAATGCGGATAAGGTGGAGGAAAGTGGATACGGTTTGAAATTGGAATTGAACACTCTGGAGGTGGAGGAGTTCAAGGCGACCATTAAGGAGCTCATCGAAAATCCCAAGTACGCCCAGAAACTAAAGGCCTTCTCCCAGCTCTACCGCGATCGTCCTATGACTGCCCAGGAGTCGGTGGTCTACTGGACGGAGTACGTCATTCGTCACCATGGAGCTCCTCACATGCAGAGTCCTTTGGTGAAAATGACTTTCATTTCCAGCAATAATCTGGACATCTATGTCCTGACAGGACTGATACTTTACATTATCTTTGTGGTAAGCAAGCTGTTTTGGAAGTTTGTGTGGCGGAAGTTGTTTGGAAAATCGAACAAAACTACTCAGAAGAAGAAGGTGAAGAAGCAGTAG
- the LOC6498176 gene encoding UDP-glucosyltransferase 2 produces the protein MKFILLLLLLGVECPGIRAANILGVFGAHSPSHTIVNMAVMKALADRSHNITVVLTAMPKMKAHENITIILAPRTPKRIQDIKDHVAKASQRKQSLWKSMVLTILQSEFQIEGQYEFLMHPNLRNLYEKPQTKFDLVILGMLANDFQLGIGAKLNCPVILTWVRIPMLFADFVVGNIADPAYVPTMTVGLEPGQKTMGFGLRLTNFLKYTFSSIFNEVMAYKMNQYYVRAFGNESDPDFPTYSEMKRRISLLFYNYHAPSEGPIRPVVPQSIEIGGIQVKEQPDPLPKDIAEFLDNARDGAIFFSLGSNVDTNTFSPQVIEIIHKVLSKLTQRVIWKWHDLDDTPGNASNIYFGKWLPQDDILAHPNTKLFITHAGKGSVAEAQFYGVPMVALPLFGDQPSNSEILAKSGFGRWLDVHTLTEEDFEKTVLDVMENPTYRKAIGKFSSLYRDRPLTARQSVVYWTEYVLRHQGAYHLQSPLIQMDFVARNNIDVYGIILFLGVVASLTILAIFKWVFRKVSRVFHGKNNQQKVDKLKHN, from the exons ATGAAATTTATTCTACTACTATTATTGCTGGGAGTGGAGTGCCCGGGGATCAGGGCTGCCAATATTTTGGGAGTCTTTGGAGCTCATAGTCCCTCACATACCATCGTCAACATGGCGGTGATGAAAGCTCTAGCGGATCGGAGCCACAACATCACAGTGGTTCTAACAGCAATGCCCAAAATGAAGGCACACGAAAACATCACCATTATCCTGGCACCGCGCACTCCGAAACGTATTCAAGACATTAAGGATCATGTGGCCAAAGCCTCTCAAAGAAAGCAGTCCCTGTGGAAAAGCATGGTGTTAACAATTCTACAGTCGGAATTTCAAATCGAAGGCCAATACGAGTTCCTTATGCATCCCAATCTCAGGAATCTCTATGAAAAGCCGCAAACCAAGTTTGATTTGGTGATTCTGGGCATGTTGGCCAACGATTTCCAACTGGGCATTGGAGCCAAGCTTAACTGCCCGGTAATACTAACCTGGGTGAGAATTCCAATGCTGTTTGCTGACTTTGTGGTAGGGAATATAGCCGATCCTGCCTATGTTCCCACCATGACTGTCGGACTAGAGCCAGGTCAAAAGACGATGGGGTTTGGCCTGAGATTGACAAACTTTTTGAAGTACACTTTCTCGAGTATTTTCAATGAAGTGATGGCCTACAAAATGAACCAGTATTACGt CCGTGCCTTTGGCAATGAGTCGGATCCTGATTTTCCAACTTACTCCGAAATGAAACGTCGTATTTCCCTGCTCTTCTACAACTATCATGCTCCCAGTGAAGGACCCATTCGACCTGTAGTCCCTCAGTCCATTGAAATCGGTGGAATTCAGGTCAAGGAACAGCCAGATCCTCTGCCTAAGGACATAGCAGAGTTCCTGGACAATGCCAGGGATGGAGCTATATTTTTCAGTCTGGGAAGCAACGTGGATACCAATACCTTTAGTCCCCAAGTGATTGAGATTATTCACAAAGTTCTGTCCAAGCTGACCCAGCGAGTCATTTGGAAGTGGCATGACTTGGATGATACGCCGGGAAATGCTTCAAACATTTACTTTGGGAAGTGGCTGCCCCAGGACGATATCTTGGCCCACCCCAATACGAAGCTATTTATAACCCACGCTGGAAAAGGAAGCGTGGCAGAGGCCCAGTTCTATGGAGTTCCGATGGTGGCATTGCCACTCTTTGGCGACCAGCCATCCAATTCGGAAATCCTGGCAAAGTCTGGGTTTGGTAGATGGCTGGATGTTCATACTCTAACAGAGGAAGATTTCGAAAAGACTGTTCTGGATGTGATGGAAAATCCTACGTATAGAAAGGCTATTGGTAAATTCTCCTCTCTGTACAGGGATCGCCCCCTAACTGCTCGCCAATCGGTAGTTTACTGGACAGAATATGTTCTACGTCATCAGGGAGCCTATCACCTCCAGAGTCCCCTTATTCAAATGGATTTTGTAGCTCGTAATAACATTGATGTTTATGGAATAATTCTCTTCCTCGGAGTGGTTGCCTCTCTTACCATTTTGGCTATATTTAAATGGGTATTTCGCAAGGTTTCTAGAGTCTTTCatggaaaaaataatcaaCAGAAAGTAGACAAGCTTAAACATAATTGA
- the LOC6498175 gene encoding UDP-glucosyltransferase 2 — MKKFTGIVLLFTILLSMEAPSCDGANILGIFGSHSPSHVIVHMAMMKTLADRGHNITVVTQMKPKLKAHENITVVLAPPTPEREKYIKEYMSQITAEKPSIWTTFFKAIVKSGDQFEAQYEFAVHPNFKEIYENPHTKFDLVFLGMMGNDFQLGVAAKLKCPVIMTWVGVPIQILDSIVGNVADPAFVPSLNVALEPGQITMRFGQRLLNFFKHSFLKLLNVLMNYKMNEFYERAFGNESDPDFPTYAEVKRRVSLLFYNYHAPSEGPIRPVVPQSIEIGGIQVKEQPDPLPKDIAEFLGNATDGAIFFSLGTNVDTNTFSPKVFEIIYKVLSKLPQRVIWKWQDLNNKPGNASNIYFGNWLPQDDILAHPNTKLFITHAGKGGVAESQFHGVPMVALPLFADQQGNAEILTTAGFGRWLEILTLTEDELESTIKDVLENPTYREAIGKFSSLYRDRPLTARQSVIYWTEYVLRHQGAYHLQSPEIHLDFVARNNIDVYGVVLLVNLISFLIFLVIVRWVFRKVLKCFTKSNKSKTD; from the exons atgaaaaaattcacgGGAATTGTGCTACTTTTTACCATACTCCTGAGTATGGAAGCTCCCAGTTGCGATGGAGCTAATATATTGGGAATTTTCGGCTCCCATAGCCCCTCGCATGTTATTGTGCACATGGCTATGATGAAGACTTTGGCGGATCGGGGTCACAACATCACCGTGGTGACCCAAATGAAACCCAAACTCAAGGCGCATGAAAACATCACCGTCGTCCTGGCGCCACCCACTCCCGaacgcgaaaaatacattaagGAATATATGTCCCAAATAACTGCCGAGAAACCAAGCATTTGGACAACATTTTTTAAGGCAATAGTGAAGTCTGGTGACCAGTTTGAAGCGCAATACGAGTTCGCAGTTCATCCAAATTTCAAGGAGATCTACGAAAATCCACATACAAAATTCGATCTGGTATTTCTGGGAATGATGGGCAATGATTTTCAACTGGGCGTGGCAGCAAAGCTAAAGTGTCCGGTGATTATGACATGGGTGGGTGTTCCGATCCAAATACTAGATTCCATCGTGGGAAATGTTGCCGATCCGGCCTTTGTTCCTAGTTTGAATGTGGCCCTGGAACCAGGACAAATCACCATGAGATTTGGCCAACGATTGCTAAACTTTTTTAAGCACTCATTTCTGAAATTATTGAACGTCCTCATGAACTACAAGATGAATGAGTTTTATGA GCGAGCTTTTGGAAATGAATCCGATCCTGATTTTCCAACTTATGCTGAAGTGAAACGACGTGTTTCCCTACTCTTCTACAACTATCATGCTCCCAGTGAAGGACCCATTCGCCCTGTGGTTCCTCAGTCCATTGAAATCGGTGGAATTCAGGTTAAGGAACAGCCAGATCCTCTGCCCAAGGACATAGCAGAGTTCCTGGGAAATGCCACAGATGGAGCCATTTTCTTCAGTCTGGGCACTAACGTGGACACCAATACCTTTAGTCCCAAAGTGTTTGAGATTATCTATAAGGTTTTGTCCAAGCTGCCCCAGCGGGTAATTTGGAAGTGGCAGGATTTGAACAACAAGCCGGGCAATGCTTCCAACATTTACTTTGGCAACTGGCTGCCCCAGGACGATATCCTGGCGCATCCCAATACAAAACTATTTATTACCCATGCGGGCAAAGGAGGCGTGGCGGAGTCACAGTTCCATGGAGTTCCAATGGTGGCATTGCCACTTTTTGCTGATCAGCAGGGAAATGCTGAGATCCTGACCACTGCCGGATTTGGAAGATGGCTGGAAATTCTTACCCTGACAGAGGATGAGCTGGAATCGACTATCAAGGATGTGCTGGAGAACCCAACCTACCGAGAGGCTATTGGAAAATTCTCCTCCTTGTACAGGGATCGTCCGCTTACAGCTCGTCAATCAGTAATTTATTGGACGGAGTATGTTCTGCGTCATCAGGGAGCCTATCATCTCCAGAGTCCAGAAATTCATTTGGATTTTGTAGCTCGAAACAACATCGACGTGTATGGAGTGGTTTTGTTAGTCAACTTGATTTCTTTCCTCATATTTCTGGTCATAGTGCGGTGGGTGTTTCGAAAGGTATTGAAATGCTTtacaaaatcaaataaatcaaaGACCGATTAG